In Kwoniella pini CBS 10737 chromosome 2, complete sequence, the sequence TAATCGAAAGTGCTGCTTTTGGTCGCACTGTTGTcttcagaagaaaatattCCTGCGTTCTACAATTCGACATGATGACAACCTCAATCTACTATTTATACATATAATTTCACGGTCTAGTTAGCGAATACGCACTAAATAGCAGTCCTTACAGTATCAAGCTCCGacaaaagaagagagaagCCGCCACATTCGCCTTGACCGAGGATGAGTCATAACAACCTCCACACAACTACACGTCTTTTGTTATTTCTCAACATTGAAAGCGTCATTATCgaccttttcttcttctctctcGACTCGATTTGCACAATCCTTTGTCAAGTAACACAGCATTCAACATGTCCCCGAACATCACGGAGATAGATTCGACTTCTCGTACGTGTTACGTGGCGACTTTGACCGAGACTTCTTCATGATCCGGGCTTCAACGCTGACATCACCAATAATgtagaatttgataatatcGTCAAAGGTTTGCCGCCCAATCAGCTCCTCGTCATTGGTGAGTTACATCATTCGAGCTCGTAACATATGACCTGTGGAGCTGATCATGAAAGGTAGATTTCCATGCTGTACGTCATTCCAAAGAGCCCAGCCAAAGAACCAAGTCTGATATAGAAGTAACAGGTCTGGTGCGGTCCTTGTCATGCTATAGCGCCTGTGCTGGAGCAACTCTCCAATTCTGTGAGTGTTCTAGGCTTTCTGTAGACCCGAATAAGAGTAAGAAGGGAAACTTCGGCTTCCTTGGAGAAGCTGACAAATTACTTCTGGCAGTATAAACATGTAAAATTTGTCGTAGGTCTTTTTGAGCTTCCTAAGCCTCGACCTCCCTTTGTTCAGTCATATGACGCTGATCTCGGCCACTGCTTTGTAGAAAATCGATGTTGACAAGCAAGCCCCACTCGCGCAACGATTCCAAGTTAGAGCTATGCCCACATTCAAGTTTTTGAAAGGCGGTAGAGAAGTGGATGAGGTCAGTTTCCGTTCCCCAATGCTACGTTGTGGTAGCTGATTGGACCGAATGCAATAGCTTCGAGGGGCTTCGCCACCTCAGCTGAATAATCTCGTGTCCAAACATGCTGGAACTCCAGCAGCAGCTTCTAGCTCCTCTTCAGCATCCTCGTCAACCGTTAAATCGTCTGCTCCCGCAGATACTACGGGCTCTTTACTCAAACACATTGTCTCTAATGGCTTGTCATGTTTGAATGAGTCATCCGACCatcctttatcttctaTTGTTGGCCCTAATCCAGGTCCAAGGGGTACCTCATACTTAGAATCAGACGTGGATGCGGAATTATTGATCTCAATACcatttcaagatcaagtcaaattgaaatccATATCGATCTTCTCAGCTATCTCCCCCGCACAAGCACCAAAGACAATCAAACTTTATATCAATAATTCTAATATAGATTTCTCGGATGCGGAAAGTCTCAGTCCCGCTCAAGAGCTGGAACTCACACCTGAACAAGTGAAAGGGGATAAGATAGATTTGAGATTTGTCAGATTCCAAAATGTTAGGAGTTTACATATCCTGATCAAGGATAAtcaagaggatgaagagacGACTAGAATTGATTCGATCGATATTTACGGTACCAGTAAGTACAACTTTCTCCGGTTCATATCTCTTCCCGGTAGCTCCATCCAAGACATCTTTTGGATTCCCCTTAACCATACCTCATCCCATATTTTTTTCCTATCCCCCTTACCTATCTTGAATCGTTGCCTTAAGTCATTCCTGTCTATGATCGCTTGCGCGTAGCTGACATATGTCTATTCCTCATTGCAGCCGGAGATGCTAGCACTGAAAAACCTGCTGCCGCCCCACCACAAGGGTCTGGTTCAATGCTGGAACGACTAATGGGTAGGAGTTAGATGCTGATCTCTCGAGGCAACTGCTTTGAAAGTTATTCAGACCAATATCGACAAATGTAGATACTCTACGATCGCAAAAATGCTTGCAAAAGAGGACTATGCGATGGATAATAAGTTTATGCATGTATACATAACCTTCTTGCCGTAatcattgataattcacATGTGAGATGATAAGTCGATGTTTGCTGGAATTCGATCTAGGGCCATTTAATGGGAAGTGGAGGTTGACCATctgagaatgagaatgacgTAGAAATCCAATTGTCTAAATCATAAACGTCACCAGACTCCCAAGTAT encodes:
- a CDS encoding thioredoxin, giving the protein MSPNITEIDSTSQFDNIVKGLPPNQLLVIDFHAVWCGPCHAIAPVLEQLSNSYKHVKFVKIDVDKQAPLAQRFQVRAMPTFKFLKGGREVDELRGASPPQLNNLVSKHAGTPAAASSSSSASSSTVKSSAPADTTGSLLKHIVSNGLSCLNESSDHPLSSIVGPNPGPRGTSYLESDVDAELLISIPFQDQVKLKSISIFSAISPAQAPKTIKLYINNSNIDFSDAESLSPAQELELTPEQVKGDKIDLRFVRFQNVRSLHILIKDNQEDEETTRIDSIDIYGTTGDASTEKPAAAPPQGSGSMLERLMGRS